Proteins from a genomic interval of Calypte anna isolate BGI_N300 chromosome 6, bCalAnn1_v1.p, whole genome shotgun sequence:
- the CCNJ gene encoding cyclin-J, with the protein MELEAQWWTGQLAADIHQALRYKELKLPSYKGQSPQLHLRRYFADLIAIVSNRFRLCPAARHLAVYLLDLFMDRYDISVQQLHVVALSCLLLASKFEEKEDSVPKLEQLNSLGCMTNMNLVLTKQNLLHMELLLLETFQWNLCLPTAAHFIDYYLSIAVHETDLHDGWPMVCLEKTKLYMAKYADYFLEVSLQDHVFLNYAPSLVATACVASSRIILRLSPTWPTRLHHLTAYSWDFLVPCIERLLIAHDNDVKEANKQKGQHAQSAQHIVFQTPAPAAQQANAQQHVTQYLQAHQSSLQYHHQTSQQQNCQQISSNHTASCPLQTCPSALQSSVQGRGHVQTGAAMSLTVPLEVKPCVSVSYNRSYQVNGRYSCVTPCFER; encoded by the exons aTGGAGCTGGAGGCGCAGTGGTGGACAGGACAGCTGGCTGCAGACATCCACCAAGCGCTTCGCTACAAG GAGCTGAAGCTGCCCTCCTACAAAGGCCAATCTCCCCAGTTACATCTGAGAAGATACTTTGCAGATCTGATTGCCATTGTGAGCAATCGGTTCAGACTCTGTCCTGCTGCACGACATCTGGCTGTGTATCTGTTGGACCTCTTTATGGATCGTTATGACATATCTGTACAGCAGCTGCATGTGGTTGCTCTTTCCTGTTTACTTTTAGCAA GTaaatttgaagaaaaggaagacagCGTTCCCAAACTGGAACAGTTGAACAGCTTGGGTTGTATGACTAACATGAATTTGGTACTAACAAAACAGAACTTGCTTCATATGGAGTTGCTGTTGCTAGAAACATTTCAGTGGAATTTGTGCCTCCCAACTGCTGCTCATTTCATCGATTATTATCTTTCTATTGCTGTCCATGAGACTGATCTTCATGATGGATGGCCAATGGTTTGCTTAGAAAAGACTAAGTTATATATGGCGAAATACGCCGATTACTTTCTGGAAGTATCACTGCAAG ATCACgtgtttttaaattatgccCCTTCTTTAGTTGCTACTGCATGTGTAGCTTCTTCGAGGATTATCTTGCGTCTCTCACCCACGTGGCCCACGCGGCTCCATCACCTCACTGCGTATTCTTGGGATTTCCTCGTGCCCTGCATCGAGCGACTACTAAT TGCACACGACAATGATGTGAAggaagcaaacaagcaaaaaggaCAACATGCTCAGTCTGCTCAACACATTGTATTTCAgaccccagctccagctgcccagcaggCTAATGCTCAACAGCACGTAACACAGTATCTCCAAGCTCATCAATCTTCATTACAGTATCACCATCAGACatcacagcagcaaaactgtcAGCAGATATCATCTAATCACACAGCATCTTGCCCCCTTCAGACTTGCCCTTCTGCCTTACAGTCTAGTGTTCAGGGTCGAGGCCATGTACAGACTGGTGCTGCCATGTCACTAACTGTTCCACTAGAAGTGAAGCCATGTGTAAGTGTCTCCTACAATCGGAGTTACCAGGTGAATGGACGGTATTCCTGTGTTACTCCCTGCTTTGAGAGGTGA